The following nucleotide sequence is from Zea mays cultivar B73 chromosome 1, Zm-B73-REFERENCE-NAM-5.0, whole genome shotgun sequence.
aaagtccctctcctatgtgataatgagagtgctatccgcatggcggaaaatcccgttgagcacagccgcactaaacacatagccattcggtatcactttttgagggatcaccaacaaaagggggagatttcttatgtgagcaccaaagaacaattagccgatatctttaccaaaccactagatgagcaaacttttaccaaacttaggcatgagctaaacattcttgattccagGAATTTTGATTaattctttgcacacatagctcatttatatacctttgatcatatctcttttatgtctataactaatgtgttttcaagtgtattattaTGATTAGTcatagatattgaaagggaaatggagtattcggcaaagaaggcgcttccactcaactccatcaacATTTGCCGGTACTCCGCAtcattctccactttggtataatcttcacttttATTTatgtgtttgccaaagggggagaaagtttgaacaaagggcttatatctcactctcaagtatccgtttttggcgattcatgccaaagggggagaaagtatgagcccaaagcaaaaggaccgtaccaccaccgaattttaaaaatgaagttttttaaaattgatatcttattgtgttcaaaaggggataaAATAGTATCTTCAAAACtagcaaaaccctcttgaacactaagaggagaattttatttagggggagtttgtttaagtcaaaggaaaagcatttgagacaggggagaaaatttcaaatcttgaaaatgctttcttcaaatcttattcatatacctttgactatttgcaaaatgattttgaaaagaattttacaaaggatttgcaaaaacaaaactcgtggtgcaaatgtggtctaaAATTTTAATAAAAAGaaaaaccatccatgcatatctattgaaataagtatattggtttcaattccaagcaacctttgcacttacattatgcaaactagttcaattctgcacttttatatttgctttggtttgtgttggcatcaatcaccaaaaagggggagattgaaagtgaaatagggtcaaaccttttccaatatgaattttggtggttgaattgcccaacacaaattattggactaactagtttgctatagaaaatatgttctacaggtgccaaagtttcaacataaaccaatacaaagataaaagaaagggttcaaaacaaaggagcaaagtataccgaaggcagccctggtctggctcatcggactgtccggtgcgccaccgaacagtgtccggtgcactagggagaaTTATATCAAActtgccagtctcgggaatttgggaggctgctccgctataattcaccggactgtccggtgtaacaccggactgtccggtgtgccagcggagcaacggctacttcgcgccaacggtcgtctgcagaggcattaaatgcgctacagtgcgcacctgcgcgcgcagaagtcaaagcaggcaccagaaggcacaccggacagtctataggacctgtccggtgcaccaccggactgtccggtggccccacaagtcagagctccaacggtcaaaccctatcGGTTGGGTgaagtggctggcgcaccggacagtgtctggtgtgcccgTTGACAGAAGCCATCCCCaatggccattttggtggttggggctataaatacccccaaccaccccacaatcatggcatccaagttttcagccttcacacctcatacaagagctatagcattcaatacaagacacaaacaaagagatcaaatcctctcctaagtccggaatcactccaaccaaataagtgactagagagagacatttgtgttcatttgagctcttgcgcttggattgcttttcttcttccttctttcttgtgctcaactcacttgtaatcaaaacaagagacaccaagttgtggtggtccttgtagtggacttagtgttccatttgattgaagagaaaggctcactcggtctaagtgaccgtttgagagagggaaagggttgaaagagacccggtctttttgACCAtctcaacggagagtaggtttgcaagaaccgaacctcagtaaaataaatcaccgcgtcatccattcttatttgcttgtgatttgttttcgccctctcttttggactcgcttatatttctaacgctaaccccggcttgtagttgtgcttaagtttataattttcagattccgcctattcacccccctctaggcgactttcaatttctAATATCTTTTAGCACTTTTTAGCACTCGTTTTTAGATCTCTAGGTCTTAAAGTTTATTGAAAGTGTAGTGCTAAACTTTAGTACCGCGGATCCAAATAGGACtttaaactatatttaatactcaaaACATCTTATATGATAAGGACTAAAATTTAGTAGACCGAACCAAACAGCCCTTTGCCATGCATTTTCTAAAGAGATGATGTAGTTTTTGTTAGTGGGCCAGATGATCCATGCAAAGTGAAAAGAAAGGATTTCACTAACCGACAGACACAGCGACCAGTCATGATAGGCTAAGATTAGGTGTAGGTAGCTTTGGCATCAACCAAACAAGCTCTTGTATAGGCCACAAAAGATTGGACATCCCACAAAGAAGACAACACCAGGAGCAAAATGCAATGACTACAGAGAACGAGAAAAGTGACATAATCTCACAATGTTAGCTAGACCAAGAATTCCATTGGAAAGGTAAACAGTGTAAGGTATATAATTAAGATACTACTAGGTACACCAAACATCGCAACGGACAATCAGAACGATAGAAAGAACTAGGAGAACTGTGATTTGCATAAGAACCCATGGTATCTTCGGTTCTTCGCTAACAAGCCAATCCCCAGTTATATCAACCGTGCAAATTGAAGTGGTGTTTGTAGAACAAGTTGTGCGCAGCTTAGATCTCAGAAGCAGGCTTCCAATAGGCAGCAGCAACAAAGGGCGGCCAAGCTGTGTAAACAGAAACCAAAATTTCCGTCAGGAAATGGTATCCATGCTGGCATGTGCTCATAAAAGAACAGAAATTAATTTAGTTTGTTGCTAAGAAAGAAATCCAGACTAGAGCGGATCAGTATCCATTAGTATAATCCAGCGGTGTTGGAAAGTGGAGTAGCAACAGCGCACGTTGGAGTATCACCCAAAGATGTCTTGGTTGGCAGAACAGGTTAGACAAGAAGATGAAATCGAAGACAGTGAAGCAATATCCCTGCCATTTGGCTTTTCCGAGAGCTGTTAGCTAGCCTCGAGCGACAAAAGCAAGGCATCAATGCCGTAGACAATGCAACACGGGAATATACGACCTGGACGCAATCACCATCCGTCACTAAACAACGACGTACGTGAGGAAAACAACGTAGCAATTTTTCTTTTCCCGTAAACCGTGCGTAAACAGTGTGTAAACAAACAGTGTATGAGTAGCATGGTTCACCTCGTTTTTACTGTTCCGAAATTTCGTTTTAACCAAAAATATTAACTTTCGTATTTTAAAATTTggaaccaaaatacatagaaaaccGGACCGATAAATGCTTCCTGTGTACTACGTTTTTCACAAATAGTTTGTCTCTACACGACTTTATATATATTGTCTTTTAACTATATTTATGATTTAGGAACGGTAGATTATATCATACAGTTTTTTTGCTGTATCTTATACTTGAAAAACCAAACCAAAAGATCAAGGTTCAGGATTGTACATGTCCTTAAAGCTTTATATCTTAAAATCGAgttaaaatgatttaaaggtTTTATGAAACTTAAACAAGGGGACCTAAAAAGATGATTAATAGGCTAACATCTGACGGAGGGCTTACCTATAAATTAGTTCTATTAATTTGTAGTTGCTACTTGACGCCAACCTCCGGCCTAATCAGTAGATCGCAACCTAGAAATATACTCCTACTCTATACTCCGCTGGTGATAAAATGCGTCAGATGAGCAGATGGAACGTCAACTTCATCCAACTAGACGAGAGCTGCCACTCTGGATGGCCAGACGGTCGAGCAAAGATAAACGTCGTGGGGGTAGTGGGGACTGGGGACCACGGTTAGGGCTTTTGGAGGAGCGCAGGGCGCGGTCAACTTCACGGGCGCGGAGGGCGCCTGGCCTGGACCCTCCACGACCACGACCCATCCAACCGCTCGCCGATTGGCGCTGACAGTGGCAGGCCAACCGCGAGTCCGCGACCGCGATCACGTCTGCGCCACACAACACGCCCACTAGGCGGCCACTAGCGCCACCGCCCAGGGCGTCGTCTCCGGCAAAACTGAAAACGAATCGACGGCTCCAATATCTGCAACCGCATGGAATCGGAGGTGAGGGGGCGGACAGAGGAGAGAACGTACCATCCCTCCATGAAAGAGGGCCCGCTGCTCTGCTGCtggcggggcggcggcggcggctgcgagTACTGCGGCGGGTATCCCTGCTGCGGATACCCCTGCTGCGGAGGGTAGCCCTGCGGCGGGTAGCCCTGCGGGGGGTAGCCCTGCGCCGGCGGAGGATATCCCGCGGGCGGGTAGCCCGGCGGCGGGTACGCGTCCTTCCCGGGATAACCTGCAGTGTTCACGGATCCACGTCGAAGGAGGAACGAGGCGCAATCGGTCGCGGAAACAGGGAGGGAGCACGAGAAAAGACATACCTTGCGCCGGCGGCGCGCTGACGGGCGGCTGCTGCTGGCCGTAGTAGCTCATCGCGGCGGCAGAGGATCCGAGTGCTTAGACGGGGAAGGGGACAGGGACGGTGGGCGGGTGCGGACCGGCGGTAAGTTATAGACAGTCAGGTTTAAACAGGCGGGCGAGGGCGAGGGGGCGAGGGCGGGGAGGAGGAGGGAGATATTTTATGAGACAGGATTATTTTCTGCCAATAAGGTCTTAGAATTTTTTTCTGTTTCGGACTAATTTGGAAACCATTTATCAAGTAATTCtaattttttcaaaaaaaaataaaataattttTCTTAGGAAAATAAAAATTCTTTGATAAAATGAGGTTTCTAAACTAGTCCTTCGTGtgttttctaataaaaataaactgATTTCTGTGAAATTTCTATAAAATTTGTGTTTCGAAAAAACCTAAAGTTTGACTTATTTTTTTCTTTTAATTTTGATTTTACCAATTTGTAGAAAACTACCTATATACATCAGTTCTGGAAGTTAACGAtattagagcaactccaagagattAGGTATATAGTTTTGTAAAGGTAAATTTAGCTAATACTAGAAGAAATATGTATCCAATAGACTCTGTAAACGACTCTTTAAATTTAGTGGCTCTCTATCCTTCCATCATCGCTCTCCATTTTTAGATAGTCTGCTTCACTCTCTATTCAGTCTGTAGATTTACCGAGACTGTTGGATTAACCTCAACTTTTTCTGTAAATTATATTTTAGAGAGTAGCTAAATCGGTAAATTTGGCTAGTCTTTTTAGCTAatctcttgaagttgctcttagtCATGCATTAAATAATGATTTTGTCCCTAAGCGAAAAATAACTAGCGTAGAGTTAATTTTGTTTATATTTAATTTGAAGAAATATTTTAATAGTTTAAGGGTTTCATAATTACATAAAATAAAATGTTTATTATTTACACAATTATGACATCCTTAGGCCCGCATAAACTATTCTTTAAAATTAAACATAAATAAACTAAACTCTACACTAATTCATTTCTCTCTAGAGCAAAATCATCATTCCGCGCTTGATTTTAACATCTTTAAGTCCTAACTAACAAAAGGGCTGTGTAAGGAACTAAAGATAGTTTTTGATCGTAAATCCAAAAAATAAATGAGTCAAAACGTAAGCTAATCTTTTTAGGGCTATAAAAAAATTCTCTCACAATGTGTTTGTCATCACAAGAGGAAAGGCTCCATGCCAAAGTGGGGAGTGGCTTTGCAATGGTTACCCACTAAAGATGTGGGCTTTACTTTACCATGGGCTTTAGCCATGGTGCTGCAATATATTCGGTTGGTCTGACAAACAAGAACATGTTTGTTTTCATGGCCTAGGTTTCCTGCACTAGCTAGAGCATGCCAAGACATGATAAGCCGAATCAGTCTCATCTAGGGTGCCTTGTTTGGTTAGGCATGGATTTTGTTTGTTTGCCTGTATGCCTAGCTAGCTAGTCTAGGCCTAACCACCACCAGCCACCATCTAGGGAACGTGTTCATTTTCTTGGATGGTTGGTACCAAGCAACAGATAAATGAAACAAAAGATTCTCTTTCATACACATTTAAATGAACAAATCATTGTACATTATCACAAAGTAAACATTAAATACCTGCTTAATTCAACTACAGTTTTCATGAAGAACAAGTGATTAGACAAACATACTTAGTGATACATAATAAGTTTTTTCCAAACCACATCAGATATACACTAGGAGAACAACAATGACAACTTTTAAAGAGAAAGACGAACCATTGAGACTAAGTTGGTTATTAGGTCTTGCAACAGAAGGGGCCTCTGATAGTcacctagaggagggtgaataggcaacGTCTGAAAAATCACAACTTAAGCAAAAACTTGAAGTAATTAAGAAGTTAGAGCAAATTAAAGATCAAGTAAATGCGAGAAGGAAGAGAAGTTCTTTCACTTGATTGCACTTTTAGATGATAAATTATAACTTAGAGCAATATTGCAAGTGATATCAAGAACTTGGAGAGAGGAAGGAAGAATAAACCGCAAAGAATCAAACACACAAGACAAGGCGATTTATCTCGTGGTTTAGTCAAGCctcaaatgcttgcctactccaggttgtggtgtcccaacggacgagagttgcactcaacccctttcatgtgatccaatgatcaacttgagagCACGGTTTTCCTTATACTTTTCCCTTTGCAAGGATCTCCACAACCTGGAATCTCTTGCGACTGTACATAGTTTGATGAGAGTTACAACTCCAGAACAACAAGAGAGAAAAAGAGCACACACAAGAGCAAAAGAACAACACCACAAAGCCACAACATGAACGGACAACAGTAGCACAACACTTTCTCTCTAGAACGGGCGCTCGGATCGCTTCAGTGTGTTCACAAATGTGTATGGGTGAAGTACTTGCTCTTGGTATGCTTGGTGTGCAGTGGAGGTTGAAATGGGGAGTCTATTTATATCTCCAAACCTCAATAAGGTTGTTGAACTTGCCTCCAAAAACCTACAAAAAATATGCTCTCGGGTGGGTCACTAGACCAAGAATGGGGATGGGTCCTCTAGGATCCTAACTGTGTGATTTCCAAAACGGGCTGACACTGGACCGGTTCGGTCCACCACCGGATCACTACATGTTCTTCACTCGTTGAAGTACCAGCTATGCACCCGAAATAGTCGTTACTATGCGGTCCGGAGCACCACCGGACCACTACTATAGATGGTTCAGTGAATTTATAATAAAATTCTCGAGACTGAGCAATTCATCGTATGGGCAGTCTGGTGCACACGGACCCGCTCCGGTGCGCTAGGTCGTCGAAGTCCTTATGAAGCCTTCTCTGGTAAATAGGTCCAGTGGCACATGGACCCGGTCCGATGCGCCATAGACCCTGAGTTGGAGTCTTTTCTGGACCAAACTTGTCCAAATCGACTTGGATTTTCTTGGGAGCTattctatgacttagacaaacatatttaGAGTATGTTTACATGCCTAAGTCATAGGTCCATACCTTTATCTCATCTCCCTTGTAATGTTCCTATTTTCACTCAAACTCAAGCCAAAATGCATTTTGCTAGAAACTGCGTTAGTGAGCATaacaaagtgctagaaacattcAAATAGGTAAGTGCACCATATTTAGAGGTTCAATCCTCATAAATTTACCCTTTTGCTAAATGTTGCACCTCAAGGCCTTCATTGAGCTGAATTGAACTTCACTTTTCTCAATTTGCTTTGAATTAAACCTATGCTCAAAGACTTAGCCAATAGTTAGTCCAATGTGTTGTGTTggacattaatcaccaaaacaatatggaAATGGCTTCCAATTtacctttcaatcttccccttttttggtgatttataccAATGCAACCAAAGCATCTAAGATATGACTAACTCAAATCAAGTTTGCTAATTCATATCAGCCTAATGAATGCAAATTGAGCTCAACTAAGTTGGTTTTAGATATTTGACATGTTTGGATCAATTTAGCACCACTTAGCCTTTTtgattttgcaaatcaaattcttttcgaAGTTTGAAAGTTTCTTTCTTCAAAAGATCTCAAGTCAAAATGAAAGCTTTTAACCCCTTCTGCATAAGAGAAAAGAACACCCCCCTTTTACAAAGATTTTGCAAATGGTTCTCCTCTTAGCTTCTCAAGAGGGTTTTCACAtgtaaataccaattgaaaaaatcaCGAATTGAAAATcaaatccaaaagtttttgaaaaTTGGCTAAGTGATTGATCCATTGTGCTTTGGcctatactttctcccctttggcattaagcatcaAAACAAATAAAGTCAAATGGCCTATCTACACTACTCTAAATTAATAAACAACTAAAGCAGGAGTAATGCAAACCTTATGACTTTGGAGCCTTCTTTGATACCGAGTGCAGAAGCGCTTTGCTCTAGTCCACCACCATTTCCATTTCTAACCTTGAGACTATACACATGATCAATTCCAAAACATTGTTAGTCTCAAGGATGTCAATTTGTAAATTATCCTCCCCCTAAATGCGTGCATCCaaagcacttggacttgtgaggtctggggataaTTTTCTACAACTTGACCTTGATAAACACATGAATATGATATGAATAATAAAATGAATAACTTGATCAGTGTATAATCAAAAGGTGCAATGTGTGCAATATTCAATCCACGTTTTGAGAGTCTAAGATGTTTAGCTCACTCCTTAACTCACAATATCTTctctcatcaagaggcttggtgaagatatcagctaattggtgTTGGGTGCTCACATCACATGGTCTATCATGATATCTCCCCTTTGAATGTGGTCTGTCATAAAGtggtgtcggatgtctatgtgcttaatgTGGCTGTGCTCAATGGGATTTTCCACCATGTGGATAGCACTCTTATTGTcatataggagtgggacttttctCATGTTGCAGCCAAAGTCCCTTAATGTTTGTTTCATCTAGAGTAATTGCACACAATAGTGTCCTATACAAATTGTCATGGTTTCCAGAACTGGTagacaataagatttgtgttcggcAAGGGTGCTAGCACGGACTCACTCTGAATGGTGAGCTACGGGGGCTTGAAGGTAGATCTGAGACAAGGGGGTTATATTGGTTTAGGTCGGAGCCCTAGTCCAGTGTAGTGCTAATAGTGGTATTACTTGGAGCGTGTTACAGTTGGGTGCTTGTGTGAGGCTATGGACTAGTGGGGTTGTCTTGCCCTTTTATAGCTTAAGGGTAGATGTTACAATGAGAACGTGTATTCAACTAGAGTGGAGTTTGGCCTCCTGCTTTTCGGCCTCATAGCCCCTATGGTGTcatctgttgggtcatgcgccgaTGTACCCCTGGTATGGCGTCGTGTCTCATCTATTCACCAATGGGTTCCTATAGCTACTCCGATATAGACAGAGCGGTGCTTGGTGGGTCCTACCGAGTCAGCTCAAGGTGAGGTTTAGGGATGTCTTCAGTGCAGCTTCATCTTCCGTCATCCCCTTAGCGTCACCTTTCATCATGCGTAAGCATATGCCTGGTACGACGTATTGCCCCATCCCTTCTAGCGTATGGGTCACTGTAGAGACCTCAATGTTGAGGTCCTTGCGGCTGGGGTTGTGTGGTCCCACTGGTCAGCGGGAATACATATTTGGCATTGTGCTTGATAGAGACCCTTCGGTACCGCTTCCACGGTCTAGACATGGCTTGGGGACGATTTGTCCCATCGTGTCGTCGTGGCTTGGTAGTACTGGGTCAGCTCTTCCCTTTAGTAGAGGTGTTTGCCTAAGAGCTAGTTGTCGTCTTGCTGGGTTGCTGTGCACGCAGGTTGGTCGGCAGCCCCGCCTCACCGGGTTGCTCGGCAGTATTCGTTCAGCAGGTGGGTTGGTCAGCAATCCTGTCTCACTGGGTCGCTAGATAGTCGGGTCGGCCATTGGCGACCCAAAGCGGGGTTAGCTAACACCCTCATGATGGGTGGGACCATCCCCTTTCTTGTGAGCTTTCTTAGCATGTTCTAGTTTGAGTACATGTAGGTGAGATCACTTTATTATGTCAACTATTCACTTTGTGAGCCCTTTAGTCTTTTTGTCTTGATTGGGAGTTGTTGAGAGAAAACACACTTTGATCTAAGGATGGATGTTGTTTGTGAGTATATTGGGAGGATCATGGGTGCTTGTGAGAGACAATGGACCCATAGACGGTGCAAGGGAAATGGTCTAGTTAGCCATTTCtacctattttggtgattgaatgcccaACTCACTATAATGGACTAACTTATGTGCTAAGTGTATGAGAGCAGGGTCAATTATATGCAATTCGAAGGTTCTAAGTCCAAAAGAGCTCAAAAGAGGCTAGAAAGTGCAACTTCGGGTAAAATGGTAAAACTATGAGGTTTGAACCATTACATAAGTTGCATATGTCTATTACAATGTTTTTAGCACTTTAATTTGATGTCTAACTCAATTCTGTGAGAAAAGTGCAATTTGGACTTAGTATGGAGCATAACTCAACTTCTGGAAAATCTACAAGTAAAAGGTGAGTTTCCTACACTTAGTCAATTTGGTTATGTGCTAACAATATTTGTCTAAGTAGTAGGGAAGCTCACAAGAAAGTCCAAGTCAAAAGGAGTATAACTTGGAAGAAAGGACTTAATTGTCTTGGTCTGGCACTCACCGGACCAGTACGGTGTGCACTAGACCGGTTTGCCTAAGAGCCTAGACCTGGGCCTTCGACGACCTGGTGTA
It contains:
- the LOC100193326 gene encoding Cysteine-rich and transmembrane domain-containing protein WIH2-like, which codes for MSYYGQQQPPVSAPPAQGYPGKDAYPPPGYPPAGYPPPAQGYPPQGYPPQGYPPQQGYPQQGYPPQYSQPPPPPRQQQSSGPSFMEGCLAALCCCCLLEACF